CAGTCGGAACCCGCAGGGTTTTGCCGTTAAGTCCTTCCTTTTATTGAGTTTTTTGCGGTGGCGGGGTATAATTTTCAGGTTTGAGTCTAGAAACCCATCACCCTAGCGCCTACCGCTTCCTACCTCCGCCTGCTGCCCCGTCTGCCTCGTTTTTGGTGTGTGTTTCCCCCTCCCAGCCACGACGCGCAAACGGTGTGGATTCCGCCTTGCCGGAATTCCGCCCGGCGGCCCGGCGTCTGACAGGTCGGCACAGGGTGAACCCAGCAGGAGCTACCCGTGTTGCCGTCTTTCCCGCCCGCCATTCTCGCGCTTGCAGACGGCACGGTCTTTCGTGGCTATTCCATCGGTGCCGCCGGTCATACGATCGGCGAAGTGGTGTTCAACACCGCCATCACCGGCTACCAGGAAATCCTCACCGATCCGAGCTATTCGCGCCAGATCGTCACGCTCACGTATCCGCATATCGGCAACGTCGGCGTGAACCGTGAGGACGTCGAAGCCACCAAAGTCCATGCCGCCGGCCTCATCATCAAGGACCTGCCGATCCTGGCGTCGAACTTCCGCCAGGAACACTCGCTGTCGCACTACCTGAAGGGCGAGAAGGTCGTCGCCATCGCCGGCATCGATACCCGCAAGCTCACCCGCATCCTGCGCGAGAAGGGCGCCCAGAACGGCTGCGTGCTGGCCGGCGAAGACAACCCGCAGAAGGCCATCGACCTGGCCCGTTCCTTCCCGGGGCTGTCGGGCATGGACCTGGCCAAGGTGGTGTCCGTCACCCAGCCGTACGAATGGAACCAGACCGAATGGGCGCTGGGCCGCGGCTACGGCGTGCAGGACAAGCCGCAGTTTCACGTGGTCGCCTATGACTTCGGCGTCAAGTACAACATCCTGCGCATGCTGGCCGAGCGCGGCTGCCGCGTGACGGTGGTGCCGGCGCAGACCAGCGCCGCCGACGCGCTCGCCTACAACCCGGACGGCGTGTTCCTGTCCAACGGCCCCGGCGATCCGCAGCCGTGCGACTACGCCATCGCCGCCACCAAGGATTTCATCGAACGCCGCATCCCGACCTTCGGCATCTGCCTGGGCCACCAGATCATGGGCCTGGCCGTCGGCGGCAAGACGCTGAAGATGAAGACCGGCCACCACGGCGCCAACCATCCGGTCAAGGACCTGCAGGACGGCCGTGTGATCATCACCTCGCAGAACCACGGCTTCGCGGTCGATCCGGAATCGCTGCCGGCCAACGCGCGCGTGACGCACGTCTCGCTGTTCGACGGCACGCTGCAGGGCTTCGAGCTGACCGACCGTCCGGCGTTCTGCTTCCAGGGCCACCCGGAAGCCTCGCCCGGCCCGCATGACATCGGCTATCTGTTCGACCGCTTCACCGCGGCGATGGCCGAGCGCAAGCAGTAACGGCAAACGAGAGCGCATCGCCATGAACGCCTTCATGTTCGCCCACTTCGGCATCATCGAGTTCTGGACCTTCCTGCTCGGCACGATCTTCATCGTGCTGCTGCCGGGGCCGAACTCGATGTACGTGCTGTCGGTGGCGGCCCGCCGCGGTGTGCGCGCAGGCTACCAGGGCGCGTGCGGCGTGTTCCTGGGCGATGCCATCCTGATGGTGCTGTCGGCGGCGGGCGTGTCGTCGCTGCTCAAGGCGAGTCCGGTGCTGTTCTACGTCGTGAAGTCCATCGGCGCGGCGTACCTGGCGTGGATCGGCCTGCAGATGCTGCGCGGTGCGGTGCGCAACTGGCGCGCGCGCAAGGCGGGCGGGTCGGCCGAGCAGAACGCGGCCCGGGGCGACGAATCGCATCCGTTCAAGAAGGCGCTGGTCATCAGCCTGCTGAACCCGAAGGCGATCCTGTTCTTCATCTCGTTCTTCATCCAGTTCGTCGATCCGCACTTCGCGCTGCCGGCGCTGTCGTTCGTCGTGCTGGGGCTGGTCTGCCAGATCGGCAGCTTCCTGTATCTGACCACCATCATCTTCGTGGGCGCGCGGCTGGCCGCGGCGTTCCGCGCGCGACGACGCCTGGCTGCCGGCATGAGCAGCGGTGTCGGCGCCATGTTTATCGGCTTTTCCGCCAAGCTGGCGACGGCCACACTGAATTAATCGAATCGAGCGGGTTATGCCAAAACGTACAGACATCAAAACCATCCTGATCATCGGCGCGGGCCCGATCATCATCGGCCAGGCGTGTGAATTCGATTACTCCGGCGCGCAGGCCTGCAAGGCGCTGCGCGAGGAAGGCTTCAAGGTGGTCCTGGTCAACAGCAACCCGGCCACCATCATGACCGACCCCAGCACGGCCGATGTGACCTACATCGAGCCGATCACCTGGGAAGTGGTCGAGCGCATCATCGCCAAGGAGCGTCCGGACGCGATCCTGCCGACCATGGGCGGCCAGACCGCGCTGAACTGCGCGCTGGACCTGCACCGCCACGGCGTGCTCGAGAAGTACAACGTCGAGCTGATCGGCGCCTCGCCCGAGGCCATCGACAAGGCCGAAGACCGCCAGAAGTTCAAGGAAGCGATGACCAAGATCGGCCTGGGTTCGGCCAAGTCGGGCATCGCGCATTCGCTGGAAGAGGCGCTGGCCGTGCAGGCGCAGATCGCCCGCGAGACCAGCTCCGGCGGCTACCCGATCGTGATCCGTCCGTCGTTCACGCTGGGCGGCACGGGCGGCGGCATCGCCTACAACCGCGAAGAGTTCGAGGACATCTGCAAGCGCGGCCTGGATCTCTCCCCGACCAACGAGCTGCTGATCGAAGAATCGCTGCTCGGCTGGAAGGAATACGAGATGGAGGTGGTCCGCGACAAAAAGGACAACTGCATCATCGTCTGCTCGATCGAGAACCTGGACCCGATGGGCATCCACACCGGCGACTCCATCACCGTGGCGCCGGCGCAGACGCTGACCGACAAGGAATACCAGATCCTGCGCAACGCCTCGCTGGCCGTGCTGCGCGAGATCGGTGTGGATACCGGCGGCTCGAACGTGCAGTTCTCGATCAATCCGGAGGACGGCCGGATGATCGTGATCGAGATGAACCCGCGTGTGTCGCGCTCGTCGGCGCTGGCCTCCAAGGCCACCGGCTTCCCGATCGCCAAGGTGGCCGCCAAGCTGGCGGTCGGCTACACGCTGGACGAACTGAAGAACGAGATCACCGGCGGCGCGACCCCGGCGTCGTTCGAGCCCTCGATCGACTACGTGGTCACCAAGGTGCCGCGTTTCGCCTTCGAGAAATTCCCGCAGGCCGACAGCCACCTGACCACGCAGATGAAGTCGGTGGGCGAGGTGATGGCGATGGGCCGCACGTTCCAGGAGTCGTTCCAGAAGGCGCTGCGCGGCCTGGAAGTCGGCGTGGATGGCCTGGACGAAAAGTCCTCCGACCGCGACGAGATCATCGCCGAGATCGGCGAGCCGGGCCCGGACCGCATCTGGTACCTGGGCGATGCGTTCCGCCTCGGCCTGTCGATCGACGAGGTGTATGCCGAGACGGCCGTCGATCCGTGGTTCCTCGCCCAGATCGAAGACATCGTCAGGACCGAAGCGCTGGTCAAGGCCCGCACGCTCGATAGCCTGTCGGCCGCCGAACTGCGCCTGCTCAAGCAGAAGGGCTTCTCCGACCGCCGCCTGGCCAAGCTGATGAAGACCACGGCCCAGGCCGTGCGCGAGAAGCGCATCGCCGAGAAGGTCCGCCCGGTCTACAAGCGCGTCGACACCTGCGCGGCCGAGTTCGCCACCAACACGGCGTACCTGTACTCGACCTACGAGGCCGAGCACGGCGAATGCGAAGCCGACCCGACCGAGCGCAAGAAGATCATGGTGCTGGGCGGTGGCCCGAACCGGATCGGCCAGGGTATCGAGTTCGACTACTGCTGCGTGCATGCCGCGCTGGCGCTGCGCGAAGACGGGTACGAGACCATCATGGTCAACTGCAACCCGGAAACCGTCTCGACCGACTACGACACCTCCGACCGCCTGTACTTCGAGCCGGTGACGCTGGAAGACGTGCTCGAGATCGTCGACAAGGAAAAGCCGGTTGGCGTGATCGTGCAGTACGGCGGCCAGACCCCGCTGAAGCTCGCGCTCGACCTGGAAGCCAACGGCGTGCCCATCATCGGCACGACGCCGGACATGATCGACGCGGCCGAAGACCGCGAGCGCTTCCAGAAGCTGCTGCACGACCTGGGCCTGCGCCAGCCGCCCAACCGCACCGCGCGCGCCGAAGACGAAGCCCTCAAGCTGGCCGACGAGATCGGCTACCCGCTGGTGGTGCGCCCGTCGTACGTGCTGGGCGGCCGTGCCATGGAAATCGTGCATGAACCGCGCGACCTCGAGCGCTACATGCGCGAGGCTGTGAAGGTGTCGAACGACAGTCCGGTGCTGCTCGACCGCTTCCTGAACGACGCCATCGAATGCGACGTCGATTGCCTGTCCGACGGCAAGCGCGTGTTCATCGGCGGCGTGATGGAGCACATCGAGCAGGCCGGCGTGCACTCGGGCGACTCGGCGTGCTCGCTGCCGCCGTATTCGCTGTCGCAGGCCACCGTCGACGAGCTCAAGCGCCAGACCGCCGCGATGGCCCGCGCGCTGAACGTGATCGGCCTGATGAACGTGCAGTTCGCCATCCAGCAGAAGGGCGGCGAGGACATCGTCTACGTGCTGGAAGTGAATCCGCGCGCCTCGCGCACGGTGCCGTACGTGTCCAAGGCAACCGGCATCTCGCTGGCCAAGGTGGCGGCGCGCTGCATGGCCGGCCAGTCGCTGGACGAGCAGGGCATCCATGATGAGGTCGTGCCGTCGTACTACAGCGTCAAGGAAGCGGTGTTCCCGTTCAACAAGTTCCCGGGCGTCGACCCGGTGCTCGGACCGGAAATGCGCTCCACCGGCGAAGTGATGGGCGTCGGTCGCACCTTCGGCGAAGCGCTGTTCAAGAGCCAGCTTGCCGCCGGCTCGCGTCTGCCCGAGAAGGGCACCGTACTGATGACGGTCAAGGACAGCGACAAGCCGCGCGCCATCGAAGTCGCCCGCACGCTGCACACGCTCGGCTACCCGATCGTGGCCACGCGCGGTACGGCGTCGGCCATCGAGGCGGCCGGCATTCCGGTGCGCGTGGTCAACAAGGTGAAGGACGGCCGTCCGCACATCGTCGACATGATCAAGAACGGTGAGCTGGCGCTCGTGTTCACCACCGTCGACGAGACGCGCGCGGCCATCGCCGACTCGCGTTCCATCCGGACCGCCGCGCTGGCCAACCGCGTGACCTACTACACCACCATCGCCGGCGCCCGTGCCGCGGTGGAGGGCCTGAAGCACCTGCAGAACCTGGACGTCTACGATCTCCAGGGCCTGCACGCCAGCCTGTAAGGCGTTCGCCAGGTCCGTGCGGCGCGGCAAAGCGTCGCACGGCGAGGCCCCGGTGGCGGCAGTTGCCGCCTGCCGGGGGTTTCGCCTACACTACAGCGTCCGTGTCAAAACAACGACAGCCGCCGTCAGGCGGGTGTGCGCTACGCGCCCTCCCGCTTCGCAGCGGCTGATTTTTTTGTGATTCTGAATCGAACAACATGAGCACCATTCCGATTACCAAGCGCGGTGCCGAGATGCTCAAGGATGAGCTGCAACGCCTGAAGACCAAGGAGCGTCCAGCCGTTGTCAACGCCATCGCCGAAGCGCGCGCCCAGGGCGATCTGTCCGAAAACGCCGACTACGATGCCGCCAAGGAGCGCCAGGGCTTCATCGAGGGCCGCATCCTCGAGATCGAGTCCAAGCTGGCCGCTGCGCAGGTCATCGACCCGGCAGGGCTGGATGCCGATGGCCGCATCGTCTTCGGCGCCACCATCGACCTGGAAGATCTGGACTCCGGCAAGCCGGTCACCTACCAGATCGTCGGCGACGATGAAGCCGATCTGGATAGCGGCAAGATCTCGATCAGCTCGCCGATTGCGCGCGCGCTGATCGGCAAGTACGAAGGCGACGTCGCCACCGTGGTGGCACCGGGCGGCGAACGCGAATACGAAGTGCGCGCGGTCAAGTACCTCTGACACCTCTGACAGAACGGAGCCCCACCATGCCGCAGCGCCTCTTCCAGTTGCTTGCCACGGTCTGGTGCGGATCGCTCTGGACCATCGGCTACATCGTTGCGCCGATGCTCTTTGCGATGCTGGAAGATCGCCATCTGGCGGGCACGATTGCCGGGCGGCTGTTCCATGCCGAAGCGTGGATCGGCCTGGCGGCGGGCTGCCTGCTGCTGGTGACGGCGACGTGGCTCGTCAGGGCCGGGCAGCTCGGCTACCGGCCGCTGCGCTGGCTGGTGCTGGGAATGCTGCTGTGCGTGCTGGTCGGCTATTTCGGCCTGCAGCCATTCATGGTGTCGCTGCGTGAGCAGGCCGAGGTGATCGGCGCGGCGGTGGGTGACTCGCCGTACCGTGCGCAGTTCGGCATGCTGCACGGTGTTTCGAGCGTGTTCTACCTGGTGGAGAGCTTGCTCGGTCTCGCGCTGATCTGGAAGGTGGCCGGCATCCGGCAGCCTGCCTGAGCGCCCTCCAAAAAAAGACCGGCTGGATTGGCCGGTCGTTTTTTTGTATCCGTGCCGATCAGGACAGCGCTTTTTTCTTGTGGCTGGCCTGGCGCGGCTTGGCGCGCTTGACGTTGCCGCCGGCCGTGACACGCTCGTTGCCCAGCACGCTCAGGCGCACCGGCTTCGGCCGGCGTGTGCTGTTCGGGTTGGGCTTGCGCACCACCACGGAACGCGGCGCGGCGCCGGCGATCTTGCGGACGGGGTGCAGTTCCTTGGGCTGGTTTTCCTTCAGGTAGACCGGGCCGTCGCGCCAGATCACCAGCAGCTTGCCGATGTGCTGGACCGGTGCAGCCTGCAGCCGCGCGCAGATGGTGTCGTAAAGCTCGATGCGCGCTTCGCGGTCATCGCCGAACACGCGGATCTTGATCAGCCCGTGGGCCGCCAGCGAACGGTCGATCTCGGCCAGGACGGCCTTCGTCAGACCTTCCGCGCCGATGAGGACGACCGGGTTCAATGCATGCGCCTGCGAGCGCAGTTCCGATCGGCGGGCAGGGGAAAGGGTCAGGGCTGGCATAAATGACGCGGATTCGCGCAAAAGGACAAACGGCGCGTATTATCCGCCAAAACCGGCCGCATCCGCCATGTTTTGGCGGCGCGGCGCAAATTCGATGGCAAAGAACAAGTTCAACCAGTCGTGGCTGCACGACCATATCAACGATCCGTACGTGAAGCTGGCGCAGCGCGAGGGCTATCGCGCCCGTGCCGCCTACAAGCTCAAGGAGATCGACGAGCAGGACAAGCTGATCAGGCCGGGCCAGGTCATCGTCGACCTGGGCGCCGCGCCGGGCAGCTGGAGCCAGTACGTGCGCAACAAGCTGGCCGCTTCGCCGCGCGCCAAGGACGGCCGCATCGACGGCGCCATCGTCGCGATCGACATCCTGCCCATGGAGCCGGTGGCCGACGTGACCTTCATCCAGGGCGATTTCCGCGAAGAGTCGGTTTTCCAGCAGTTGGAAACGATCGTGCTGGACGCCACGGGCGGCGGCAAGGTAGACCTTGTTTTGTCCGACATGGCCCCCAATCTCTCTGGTGTGGCGTCGGCGGACGCCGCGCGCATGGAGCACATCGCGGAACTGGCCGTGGAATTCGCCCAGGCTCACCTGAAACCCGAGGGCGCGCTGCTGATCAAATGTTTTCACGGCAGCGGCTATAGTCAGATTGTCGAGATGTTCAAGCGCCATTTCCGGGTCGTGGCGCCGCGCAAGCCCAAGGCTTCCCGCGACAAGTCTTCCGAGACGTTCCTGCTGGGTCGTCAGCTCAAGCATCCGGGCTGACGGACGTTACCCACGGTAGGGGCCCGGAACGTTGCCCGCGGTCTTGCGGGCAATCAACCCGGCGCGGTGTCGGTGCATTACAATGCCAAGCATCCCGTCAAGGCATTTCTAAAGGAGTCTCGCCTTGAATAACAACTGGTTTCAGAAGGCGGCCATCTGGCTGGTGATTGCCTTGGTGCTGTTCACCGTCTTCAAGCAGTTCGACAAGCCGCGCGCCCAGGAAGGTGTGACGTACTCGCAATTCATGGACGATGCGAAAGGCGGCAAGATCAAGCGCGTCGAAGTGCAGGGCCGCAACCTGCTGGTGACGCCCAACGAGGGCGGCAAGTACACCATCATTTCGCCGGGCGACATCTGGATGGTCGGCGACCTGATGAAGTACGGCGTCCAGGTGACCGGCAAGGCGGAGGAAGAGCAAGGAGTGCTTCTCTCTGCGCTTTACTACCTCGGCCCGACCCTGCTGATCATCGTGTTCTGGTTCTACATGATGCGACAGATGCAAGGCGGCGGGAAAGGCGGCGCCTTCTCGTTCGGCAAGTCGCGGGCGCGGCTGATCGACGAGAACAACAACAGCGTCACGTTCGCCGATGTGGCGGGTTGCGACGAATCCAAGGAGGAAGTGGTCGAGCTGGTCGACTTCCTCAAGGATCCTCAAAAATTCCAGAAGCTGGGTGGCCGCATTCCGCGCGGTGTACTGCTGGTCGGCCCCCCGGGCACCGGCAAGACGCTGCTGGCCCGTGCCATCGCCGGCGAAGCCAAGGTGCCGTTCTTCAGCATCTCCGGCTCGGACTTCGTTGAAATGTTCGTCGGCGTGGGCGCGGCCCGCGTGCGCGACATGTTCGAGAACGCCAAGAAGCAGGCGCCGTGCATCGTCTTCATCGACGAAATCGACGCTGTCGGCCGCCATCGCGGCGCCGGCATGGGCGGCGGCAATGACGAGCGTGAGCAGACCCTCAACCAGATGCTGGTCGAGATGGACGGCTTCGAGGCCAACTCGGGCGTGATCGTCATCGCCGCGACCAACCGTGCCGACGTGCTGGACAAGGCGCTGCTGCGTCCGGGCCGCTTTGACCGCCAGGTGTACGTGGGCCTGCCGGATATCCGCGGCCGCGAGCAGATCCTCAAGGTCCACATGCGCAAGGTGCCGATCGGCAACGACGTGGATGCTTCCGTGCTGGCGCGCGGTACGCCGGGCTTCTCCGGCGCGGACCTGGCCAACCTGGTCAACGAGGCTGCGTTGTTCGCCGCCCGCCGCAAC
The sequence above is a segment of the Ralstonia nicotianae genome. Coding sequences within it:
- the carA gene encoding glutamine-hydrolyzing carbamoyl-phosphate synthase small subunit, giving the protein MLPSFPPAILALADGTVFRGYSIGAAGHTIGEVVFNTAITGYQEILTDPSYSRQIVTLTYPHIGNVGVNREDVEATKVHAAGLIIKDLPILASNFRQEHSLSHYLKGEKVVAIAGIDTRKLTRILREKGAQNGCVLAGEDNPQKAIDLARSFPGLSGMDLAKVVSVTQPYEWNQTEWALGRGYGVQDKPQFHVVAYDFGVKYNILRMLAERGCRVTVVPAQTSAADALAYNPDGVFLSNGPGDPQPCDYAIAATKDFIERRIPTFGICLGHQIMGLAVGGKTLKMKTGHHGANHPVKDLQDGRVIITSQNHGFAVDPESLPANARVTHVSLFDGTLQGFELTDRPAFCFQGHPEASPGPHDIGYLFDRFTAAMAERKQ
- the leuE gene encoding leucine efflux protein LeuE, whose product is MNAFMFAHFGIIEFWTFLLGTIFIVLLPGPNSMYVLSVAARRGVRAGYQGACGVFLGDAILMVLSAAGVSSLLKASPVLFYVVKSIGAAYLAWIGLQMLRGAVRNWRARKAGGSAEQNAARGDESHPFKKALVISLLNPKAILFFISFFIQFVDPHFALPALSFVVLGLVCQIGSFLYLTTIIFVGARLAAAFRARRRLAAGMSSGVGAMFIGFSAKLATATLN
- the carB gene encoding carbamoyl-phosphate synthase large subunit, which produces MPKRTDIKTILIIGAGPIIIGQACEFDYSGAQACKALREEGFKVVLVNSNPATIMTDPSTADVTYIEPITWEVVERIIAKERPDAILPTMGGQTALNCALDLHRHGVLEKYNVELIGASPEAIDKAEDRQKFKEAMTKIGLGSAKSGIAHSLEEALAVQAQIARETSSGGYPIVIRPSFTLGGTGGGIAYNREEFEDICKRGLDLSPTNELLIEESLLGWKEYEMEVVRDKKDNCIIVCSIENLDPMGIHTGDSITVAPAQTLTDKEYQILRNASLAVLREIGVDTGGSNVQFSINPEDGRMIVIEMNPRVSRSSALASKATGFPIAKVAAKLAVGYTLDELKNEITGGATPASFEPSIDYVVTKVPRFAFEKFPQADSHLTTQMKSVGEVMAMGRTFQESFQKALRGLEVGVDGLDEKSSDRDEIIAEIGEPGPDRIWYLGDAFRLGLSIDEVYAETAVDPWFLAQIEDIVRTEALVKARTLDSLSAAELRLLKQKGFSDRRLAKLMKTTAQAVREKRIAEKVRPVYKRVDTCAAEFATNTAYLYSTYEAEHGECEADPTERKKIMVLGGGPNRIGQGIEFDYCCVHAALALREDGYETIMVNCNPETVSTDYDTSDRLYFEPVTLEDVLEIVDKEKPVGVIVQYGGQTPLKLALDLEANGVPIIGTTPDMIDAAEDRERFQKLLHDLGLRQPPNRTARAEDEALKLADEIGYPLVVRPSYVLGGRAMEIVHEPRDLERYMREAVKVSNDSPVLLDRFLNDAIECDVDCLSDGKRVFIGGVMEHIEQAGVHSGDSACSLPPYSLSQATVDELKRQTAAMARALNVIGLMNVQFAIQQKGGEDIVYVLEVNPRASRTVPYVSKATGISLAKVAARCMAGQSLDEQGIHDEVVPSYYSVKEAVFPFNKFPGVDPVLGPEMRSTGEVMGVGRTFGEALFKSQLAAGSRLPEKGTVLMTVKDSDKPRAIEVARTLHTLGYPIVATRGTASAIEAAGIPVRVVNKVKDGRPHIVDMIKNGELALVFTTVDETRAAIADSRSIRTAALANRVTYYTTIAGARAAVEGLKHLQNLDVYDLQGLHASL
- the greA gene encoding transcription elongation factor GreA: MSTIPITKRGAEMLKDELQRLKTKERPAVVNAIAEARAQGDLSENADYDAAKERQGFIEGRILEIESKLAAAQVIDPAGLDADGRIVFGATIDLEDLDSGKPVTYQIVGDDEADLDSGKISISSPIARALIGKYEGDVATVVAPGGEREYEVRAVKYL
- a CDS encoding DUF4149 domain-containing protein, whose product is MPQRLFQLLATVWCGSLWTIGYIVAPMLFAMLEDRHLAGTIAGRLFHAEAWIGLAAGCLLLVTATWLVRAGQLGYRPLRWLVLGMLLCVLVGYFGLQPFMVSLREQAEVIGAAVGDSPYRAQFGMLHGVSSVFYLVESLLGLALIWKVAGIRQPA
- a CDS encoding YhbY family RNA-binding protein; amino-acid sequence: MPALTLSPARRSELRSQAHALNPVVLIGAEGLTKAVLAEIDRSLAAHGLIKIRVFGDDREARIELYDTICARLQAAPVQHIGKLLVIWRDGPVYLKENQPKELHPVRKIAGAAPRSVVVRKPNPNSTRRPKPVRLSVLGNERVTAGGNVKRAKPRQASHKKKALS
- a CDS encoding RlmE family RNA methyltransferase, whose protein sequence is MAKNKFNQSWLHDHINDPYVKLAQREGYRARAAYKLKEIDEQDKLIRPGQVIVDLGAAPGSWSQYVRNKLAASPRAKDGRIDGAIVAIDILPMEPVADVTFIQGDFREESVFQQLETIVLDATGGGKVDLVLSDMAPNLSGVASADAARMEHIAELAVEFAQAHLKPEGALLIKCFHGSGYSQIVEMFKRHFRVVAPRKPKASRDKSSETFLLGRQLKHPG
- the ftsH gene encoding ATP-dependent zinc metalloprotease FtsH, yielding MNNNWFQKAAIWLVIALVLFTVFKQFDKPRAQEGVTYSQFMDDAKGGKIKRVEVQGRNLLVTPNEGGKYTIISPGDIWMVGDLMKYGVQVTGKAEEEQGVLLSALYYLGPTLLIIVFWFYMMRQMQGGGKGGAFSFGKSRARLIDENNNSVTFADVAGCDESKEEVVELVDFLKDPQKFQKLGGRIPRGVLLVGPPGTGKTLLARAIAGEAKVPFFSISGSDFVEMFVGVGAARVRDMFENAKKQAPCIVFIDEIDAVGRHRGAGMGGGNDEREQTLNQMLVEMDGFEANSGVIVIAATNRADVLDKALLRPGRFDRQVYVGLPDIRGREQILKVHMRKVPIGNDVDASVLARGTPGFSGADLANLVNEAALFAARRNKRVVDMQDFEDAKDKIYMGPERKSAVIREEERRATAYHESGHAVVAKLLPKADPVHKVTIMPRGWAGGLTWQLPEHDKHYAYKDTMLEEIAILFGGRAAEEVFLGAMSTGASNDFERATKMARDMVTRYGMSDSLGTMVYVDTEQDGFFGRMSSKTVSEATQQKVDSEIRRIVDEQYALAKRLLEENREKVEAMTAALLEWETIDADQVNDIMAGKPPRPPRYGSSGGGSTPPNGGTPAGVTPGNVPATA